From Lawsonia intracellularis PHE/MN1-00, the proteins below share one genomic window:
- a CDS encoding DNA internalization-related competence protein ComEC/Rec2 translates to MFLWIDSRYWKWNTFSLFIICITVGSIIGILSKPKEPQYTPIWLARCLEKHKPIQITGTIEKVQGIPGNRLQFILKNVYPASFSQQNEINNISKIVSLPSQLLWTWENPTINRDMILPGQKVTIGVIVRPIKGFRNKGGYNIANYWYRQNVYFQAWSKDAAVHPIISGTPYFSSWLRGKLYHQFIQCIQQTSNINQQSITTQKSTTLHIPPEKSFIPALLFGDRFFLSHTLNAVTCYTGLAHSLALSGQHLAVISIASITIIIILIKILPCFFLSLPRYKAIPLFSLPFALLYLWIGGAPPSLLRATIMLFIWSIYLIQNKPICFLDIAIIALICLILFDPQGIYHIGIQLSFLAVLSISFFNPLLQKCWKAIHKRISTTITSEILYSTITTSIKIIIFTIGTTLIVQICTLPLCLYVFGYIPIWFPLNIIWLPILGIFVLPLAFVSLLFCSLQCTSIGILCINLAQIPCEILIRLLLSLKNTEIISPIWLPRPSWTMLLGCYLILLSIGIKLGRTGFTTPAKRILIAGMILVVTPLFFILSKDNSNKIRLRIMDVGQGQAILIEWGKNKRALIDAGGFYSNRLDTGRDILAPILSTTHSLHLDFFAISHPHRDHIKGFLFLANVFNVDQVYSAILPAIDSPKGNASPLLLQLDTILKNKRIPRKALIRGEQIPLSNDIYLEVLSPPKGVIPKGNTGLILRLVAKNHGLAFLPGDAEHNDLKELLKTNLEVQSEVLVLPHHGSKSSFLPELYKKIHPTVAVASTGTLNTNDFPSTKVHNALLQYDIPLRTTAEEGELTFEWDLDKLH, encoded by the coding sequence ATATTTCTTTGGATTGATAGCCGATATTGGAAATGGAACACGTTCAGCCTTTTTATTATATGTATTACGGTTGGTTCAATTATTGGGATACTATCCAAACCAAAAGAACCACAATATACGCCAATCTGGTTAGCTCGATGTTTAGAAAAGCATAAGCCTATTCAGATCACAGGGACAATAGAAAAAGTTCAAGGCATTCCAGGTAATCGCTTACAATTTATTTTAAAAAATGTTTATCCTGCTTCATTTTCTCAACAAAATGAAATAAATAATATTTCAAAAATTGTAAGCTTACCAAGTCAACTTCTTTGGACCTGGGAAAACCCCACAATAAATAGAGATATGATCCTTCCAGGCCAAAAAGTTACTATAGGAGTTATAGTTCGACCGATAAAAGGCTTCCGTAATAAAGGTGGTTATAATATAGCTAACTACTGGTATAGACAAAACGTTTATTTCCAAGCATGGTCAAAAGATGCAGCAGTCCATCCTATTATTTCTGGGACACCTTATTTTAGTTCATGGTTACGTGGGAAACTTTATCATCAGTTTATCCAATGTATTCAGCAAACAAGCAATATCAATCAACAATCTATTACTACACAAAAGTCTACAACTCTTCATATACCACCAGAAAAAAGTTTTATCCCAGCCTTATTATTTGGAGATCGATTTTTTCTTTCACATACACTTAATGCAGTTACATGCTACACAGGACTGGCACATAGCTTAGCTTTATCTGGACAACACCTAGCTGTAATAAGTATAGCATCTATAACTATTATCATAATTCTTATAAAAATTTTACCTTGTTTTTTCCTTTCGTTACCACGATACAAGGCTATCCCATTATTTAGTTTGCCCTTTGCACTTCTATATCTATGGATTGGAGGTGCACCACCTTCATTACTTCGTGCAACAATTATGTTATTTATATGGTCTATTTATCTTATACAAAATAAACCAATATGCTTTTTAGATATTGCAATTATAGCTCTAATCTGCCTTATCTTATTTGATCCTCAAGGGATATACCATATAGGGATTCAGCTTTCTTTTTTAGCCGTATTAAGTATTTCATTTTTTAACCCATTGTTACAAAAATGTTGGAAAGCAATCCACAAAAGGATATCTACAACTATAACCTCAGAGATACTTTATTCAACTATAACAACAAGTATAAAAATTATTATTTTTACTATAGGTACAACACTTATTGTACAGATATGCACCCTTCCTCTATGCCTATATGTCTTTGGCTATATTCCTATTTGGTTTCCATTAAACATTATTTGGCTACCTATATTGGGGATATTTGTCTTACCCCTTGCCTTTGTTAGTCTACTTTTTTGTTCTCTTCAATGTACATCTATTGGGATATTATGTATTAATCTAGCACAAATACCTTGTGAAATTCTTATCCGTTTATTACTTAGCTTAAAAAATACAGAAATAATAAGTCCTATTTGGCTACCTAGACCATCTTGGACTATGCTCCTTGGTTGTTATCTTATCTTGTTAAGCATTGGGATAAAGCTAGGTAGAACAGGTTTTACTACACCAGCAAAACGTATATTAATTGCTGGTATGATACTAGTTGTTACCCCACTCTTTTTTATCTTATCAAAAGATAATTCTAATAAAATTAGATTACGTATTATGGATGTAGGACAAGGACAAGCTATTCTTATAGAGTGGGGGAAAAATAAAAGAGCACTCATTGATGCTGGTGGATTTTATTCTAATCGCTTAGATACAGGAAGAGATATTTTGGCACCTATATTATCTACAACTCATTCTCTCCATTTAGACTTTTTTGCTATAAGCCATCCTCATAGAGATCATATTAAGGGCTTTCTTTTTCTTGCAAATGTATTTAATGTTGATCAGGTCTACTCTGCTATCTTACCAGCAATTGATTCTCCCAAAGGGAATGCCTCACCTCTTTTGCTACAACTTGATACAATACTTAAAAATAAACGTATACCAAGAAAAGCTCTTATTCGTGGAGAACAAATTCCATTAAGTAACGATATCTACTTAGAAGTCTTATCACCACCAAAAGGTGTAATTCCAAAAGGAAACACAGGACTTATCTTGCGTTTAGTTGCTAAAAACCATGGTCTTGCTTTTCTTCCTGGAGATGCAGAACATAACGACCTCAAAGAACTACTCAAAACAAACCTTGAAGTTCAATCAGAAGTCCTTGTATTGCCTCACCATGGCTCTAAATCAAGTTTTCTTCCTGAATTATATAAAAAAATCCATCCTACTGTTGCTGTTGCCAGTACAGGAACTTTAAACACTAATGACTTTCCTTCTACTAAAGTTCATAATGCATTATTACAATACGATATACCATTAAGAACAACAGCAGAAGAAGGTGAACTTACCTTTGAGTGGGATCTTGATAAGTTACATTAA
- a CDS encoding energy-coupling factor ABC transporter ATP-binding protein has translation MLLKVENILFKYNLHNSFILPTSYNTLNYISFSLDNNEKVALIGANGSGKSTLLLTIAGCLKPLAGTVQIMNNDITGSPKKAGKYTSLLFQHPDVQLLFPSVREEFLFALTQSSIYQKNKEMLIEAIAKQYDCFHLLDFPPQRLSLGEKQRVALAVLLISHPQLLLLDEPTAALDPKSRKNFIHLLQQIDTAILIATHDLDMALHFANRVLILSKGEIKADGPSAELLSNEQLLKKYDLELPLSLQSCMSLT, from the coding sequence ATGTTGCTTAAAGTAGAAAATATTCTCTTTAAATATAACTTACATAATTCTTTTATATTACCTACTAGTTATAACACACTAAACTATATTTCATTTTCATTAGATAACAATGAAAAAGTAGCATTAATTGGAGCTAATGGTTCTGGTAAATCTACATTACTTCTAACTATTGCTGGCTGCCTAAAACCTCTAGCAGGAACCGTTCAAATTATGAATAATGATATTACAGGGAGTCCTAAAAAGGCAGGAAAATATACAAGCCTCCTTTTTCAGCACCCTGATGTACAACTGCTTTTTCCTTCTGTACGAGAAGAATTTCTTTTTGCACTAACCCAATCTTCTATCTACCAAAAAAATAAAGAAATGCTTATTGAAGCAATAGCTAAACAATATGACTGTTTTCATTTATTAGACTTCCCCCCACAACGACTATCATTAGGAGAAAAACAACGTGTTGCGTTAGCTGTATTACTTATTAGCCATCCTCAATTACTTCTGCTTGATGAACCTACTGCAGCACTAGATCCTAAATCAAGGAAAAATTTTATCCATTTATTACAACAAATTGATACTGCAATCTTAATTGCAACTCATGATCTTGATATGGCCCTTCATTTTGCAAATCGAGTGTTAATTCTTAGTAAAGGAGAAATTAAAGCTGATGGACCATCAGCAGAACTTCTATCTAACGAACAACTACTCAAAAAATATGATCTTGAGTTACCATTATCATTACAATCCTGCATGTCTCTGACTTAG
- the flgB gene encoding flagellar basal body rod protein FlgB: MKSLYEPHVNLVAKVMDMQLQRQNVIMSNIANVNTPRYRPRTIEFEDQLQKALGLDMRGRMSRTEENHLPAVFNPEGFNAEWDKAIKPTVVHGEDRVNLDKEMANMAKNSLQYNALTQVIKGNLDGVKNIIMEGSKV, encoded by the coding sequence ATGAAAAGCTTGTATGAACCACATGTAAACCTTGTTGCTAAGGTTATGGACATGCAGCTACAACGTCAGAATGTTATCATGAGTAACATTGCTAACGTTAATACGCCACGATATAGACCCAGAACAATAGAATTTGAAGATCAACTCCAAAAAGCTTTGGGTCTAGACATGCGTGGCCGTATGTCACGTACTGAAGAAAATCATTTGCCAGCTGTATTTAATCCTGAAGGATTCAATGCTGAGTGGGATAAAGCAATAAAACCAACCGTAGTCCATGGTGAAGATAGAGTAAATCTTGATAAAGAAATGGCAAATATGGCCAAAAACTCTTTACAATATAATGCATTAACACAAGTGATTAAAGGTAACCTTGATGGGGTAAAAAATATTATTATGGAAGGATCAAAGGTATAA
- a CDS encoding energy-coupling factor transporter transmembrane component T family protein: protein MKFDLYGKPNHPLLDILTPRAGLFCAIILIIGTILNHSLISIGILFSMAVIIALWSKSIKKVLSILLPINIFIIIVWITFPLTIYDPTPITIFPHFSISLVGIKLAFILTLKTNATALFLISFVTNNPHEFGKTLQSLKISNKLIVLFILFYQHICLLHKDIISALQSLSLRAPKLKGIPKLKAYAYLVGTLLVHNIDRANNIRMVLLQKNSPIMYNSNSYPKTTYKDISVCILILLMTVTVTYYFNT from the coding sequence ATGAAGTTTGATTTATATGGTAAACCAAATCATCCACTTTTAGATATCTTAACTCCAAGAGCTGGCTTATTTTGTGCAATCATTCTTATAATAGGAACTATTCTTAACCATTCATTAATTAGCATAGGAATACTTTTTTCCATGGCTGTAATTATTGCTCTATGGAGTAAAAGTATTAAAAAAGTATTATCAATACTTTTACCTATCAATATTTTTATAATCATTGTATGGATTACTTTCCCCTTAACGATATATGATCCTACCCCTATCACAATATTCCCACATTTCTCTATTTCTTTAGTTGGTATTAAACTAGCTTTTATTCTCACACTAAAAACAAATGCTACTGCACTTTTTTTGATAAGCTTTGTAACCAATAACCCACATGAGTTTGGTAAAACGCTACAGTCACTAAAAATTTCCAATAAACTTATTGTTCTTTTTATTTTATTCTATCAACATATTTGCTTATTACATAAAGATATTATCTCTGCTTTACAAAGTCTTTCACTACGGGCACCAAAACTAAAAGGTATTCCAAAACTAAAAGCATATGCTTACCTTGTAGGAACACTTTTAGTGCATAATATAGACCGTGCAAATAATATCCGAATGGTACTATTGCAAAAAAATTCCCCAATTATGTATAATTCTAACTCTTATCCAAAAACAACATATAAAGATATTTCAGTCTGTATTCTTATACTGCTTATGACAGTCACTGTAACATATTATTTTAATACTTGA
- the fliE gene encoding flagellar hook-basal body complex protein FliE — MSIQSTGLKAYTNVMSDFKKVQDTFKEKSAAIPQSKPVEKSFADTFKDSLSNVNEMQTTKSQMIQSFASGETQNVHELMITLQKAGLAINMTSAVRNKVLEAYKELSRLQF; from the coding sequence ATGAGTATCCAGTCAACAGGGCTTAAAGCTTACACAAATGTAATGAGTGACTTTAAAAAGGTACAAGATACTTTTAAAGAAAAGTCTGCAGCTATACCCCAAAGTAAACCTGTTGAAAAAAGTTTTGCTGATACTTTTAAAGATTCTCTTTCAAATGTTAACGAAATGCAAACAACAAAAAGTCAAATGATTCAATCATTTGCTTCTGGGGAGACACAAAACGTTCATGAACTTATGATTACATTACAAAAAGCTGGGTTAGCTATAAACATGACATCGGCTGTTCGGAATAAGGTACTAGAAGCATATAAGGAACTTAGTAGATTACAATTCTAG
- the murJ gene encoding murein biosynthesis integral membrane protein MurJ — MWLTTSYKMGMAALIMAGSVILSRVMGLIRDKVISWEFGATSEADIYFAAFVIPDFINYLLAGGYISITLIPLLSKSFQEDEQNGWKFFSTVFYWATIAISVTTFIAWFFAYDLAKITAPGFTASNQERLGFFLRIILPGQIFFISGACISALLYIRKQFLVPALMPIIYNSCIILGGLISSSNGMEGFCWGVLIGAALGAFLLPFGVGLINGIHFYFSLRHPLMKHFLWLALPLMLGQSIIILDEQLIRIFGSLAGEGAVSLLNYARRIMLVPVGVVAQSISVASFPFLATLAAKNNNTKFNETLNKALKGSLIIALPITGWMIGIALPTLGIIFEGGRFSHIQTVLTAPLLQIMLFSVPFWVVQQVIGRAFYARQNTLTPALIGTFSTVIFIPFFSIAVKSWGSIGIASLTAISIITYTFLISYKWYKTFGITAFTGLKTILMRSCFIVIPSGLSAWIITTLTSSFLTSFSPFILYLLTIAINTITFSIFYFILAFYFFPPISNIIQNYFKKLVTQLT, encoded by the coding sequence ATGTGGCTAACAACATCTTATAAAATGGGAATGGCAGCTCTTATTATGGCAGGAAGTGTTATACTTTCTAGGGTCATGGGGCTTATTCGCGATAAAGTAATATCATGGGAGTTTGGAGCTACGTCTGAAGCAGATATTTATTTTGCAGCATTTGTTATCCCAGACTTTATTAATTACCTCCTTGCTGGTGGGTATATTTCCATCACATTAATTCCTCTTCTTTCCAAGTCATTCCAAGAAGACGAGCAAAATGGTTGGAAATTCTTTTCCACAGTCTTTTATTGGGCAACAATAGCTATCAGTGTTACAACATTCATAGCATGGTTTTTTGCTTATGACCTTGCTAAAATAACTGCACCAGGATTTACAGCCTCTAATCAGGAACGTCTTGGATTCTTCCTACGCATTATACTTCCTGGTCAAATATTTTTTATTTCTGGAGCATGTATCTCTGCTTTACTTTATATTCGAAAACAATTTCTTGTTCCAGCGCTTATGCCAATTATTTATAACAGCTGTATTATTTTAGGTGGACTAATTTCTTCTTCTAATGGAATGGAAGGATTTTGTTGGGGGGTCCTTATAGGAGCTGCATTAGGTGCTTTCCTCCTACCATTTGGAGTAGGATTAATAAATGGTATCCACTTCTACTTTTCGCTACGACATCCACTCATGAAACATTTTCTTTGGCTAGCACTACCTCTTATGCTTGGACAATCCATTATTATACTTGACGAACAATTAATACGTATATTTGGTTCTCTTGCAGGAGAAGGTGCTGTTAGCCTCTTAAACTATGCACGACGCATTATGCTTGTCCCAGTAGGAGTCGTAGCTCAATCTATTAGTGTAGCCTCATTCCCCTTTTTAGCTACACTAGCTGCTAAAAATAATAATACAAAATTCAATGAAACACTTAATAAAGCTCTAAAAGGTAGTTTAATAATTGCACTACCTATAACCGGATGGATGATTGGTATTGCCCTACCAACATTAGGAATTATTTTTGAAGGGGGTCGATTCAGTCATATACAAACAGTGCTTACTGCACCATTACTACAAATTATGCTCTTCTCAGTACCATTTTGGGTAGTCCAACAAGTAATTGGAAGAGCCTTTTATGCTCGACAAAATACTTTAACCCCAGCATTAATAGGAACTTTTTCTACAGTAATTTTTATACCATTTTTCTCTATTGCTGTTAAATCATGGGGTAGTATAGGGATAGCTTCTCTTACCGCCATATCTATTATTACATATACGTTCCTCATTAGTTATAAATGGTACAAAACTTTTGGTATTACAGCATTTACTGGGCTAAAAACAATTCTCATGAGATCTTGCTTTATAGTCATTCCATCAGGATTATCAGCTTGGATAATTACAACTTTAACTTCTTCTTTTTTAACATCTTTTTCACCCTTCATTTTATATCTTCTCACAATTGCTATTAATACAATAACATTTAGTATTTTTTATTTCATACTTGCATTCTATTTTTTCCCACCAATATCCAATATTATACAAAACTATTTCAAAAAATTAGTTACCCAATTAACATAG
- the cbiM gene encoding cobalt transporter CbiM, whose amino-acid sequence MHISEGVLSVPVLAGGWTCTIILLVISLRRITYSCLPTMAVFSSIFFLTSLIRVPIGPTSAHFALLGLLGLILGWGTFPAICISLMLQAILFQFGGIVALGVNCIVMGLPALLIALIFRQKLHCQSPNKIKLFSFIAGFGAIFLATCLLYLALILSNQQFKYVALTLLTANVPLAILEGIITILAIVFLQKVAPELLSSTNCTTNNYCNEV is encoded by the coding sequence ATGCACATAAGTGAGGGAGTATTATCCGTACCTGTACTAGCAGGTGGTTGGACCTGTACTATTATATTACTAGTAATATCATTACGCCGTATTACTTATTCATGCTTACCAACTATGGCTGTATTTTCAAGTATATTTTTCCTTACCTCTCTAATAAGAGTACCTATTGGACCTACCTCAGCACATTTTGCTTTACTAGGTCTTCTTGGTCTTATTTTAGGTTGGGGGACTTTCCCAGCTATTTGTATTTCACTAATGTTACAAGCAATATTATTCCAGTTTGGAGGGATTGTTGCATTAGGTGTAAATTGTATTGTTATGGGGCTACCTGCTCTTCTTATTGCACTAATATTTAGACAAAAACTACACTGCCAATCTCCTAATAAAATAAAACTTTTTTCTTTTATAGCAGGCTTTGGAGCTATTTTTCTAGCAACATGCTTATTGTACCTTGCACTTATTTTAAGTAATCAACAATTTAAATATGTTGCATTAACTTTACTTACAGCAAATGTCCCACTTGCTATATTAGAAGGAATTATTACTATACTAGCTATTGTATTTTTACAGAAAGTTGCACCAGAGCTCTTGTCTTCTACTAATTGTACTACCAATAATTATTGTAATGAAGTTTGA
- the fliF gene encoding flagellar basal-body MS-ring/collar protein FliF, whose amino-acid sequence MQNFISQIIARITEFWNNSNLTQKLFIGGSAVFVTLIFIGLMFWINRTDYKVLYSNLGPEDANHIIKTLQADKVSYQLADNGKTILVPASSVYDLRIKIAGEGGMVGSGIGFEIFDAVNVGQTDFVQRINYQRALQGELSRTISEFPNVESARVHLVIPQRSLFIEEQQKPSASVVLKLKNPSRKMDQKEVQGMVNMLVMAVEGLDKEHVSITDSLGKPLYFPNEDNLAGLSVTQREYKLKVEQGLERRIDELLIPLMGQGKVIAKVNVDLDFNQKTIRREIYDPNSSVIRSEQRSEETNRGQSNLESGSPDVNFRGDGPNGAMSTQEGTRETRTTNYEINREEQNIVGEVGQINRMTVAVVVDGTYVKEPNGEYKFVPRSQEELNRIRLLVSHAIGFDRARGDTIEVSSIPFDEADLPIEPPAAEVIAKYAERLGKPLLNALLAFLFLMLVVRPVILALIRPKVESEAIVEGLEGLPSAEEQLALYETQEEAAKAAAMEAVRIASEEEEEFESLKHLEDIKNYTLQLAENNIEQSILVLRGWMKDDTKTAISS is encoded by the coding sequence ATGCAAAACTTTATTAGTCAAATTATCGCCCGAATTACTGAATTTTGGAATAATAGTAACCTCACACAAAAACTTTTTATTGGTGGCTCAGCAGTATTTGTTACCCTCATATTTATAGGACTCATGTTTTGGATTAATCGTACTGATTATAAAGTATTATATTCTAACCTTGGTCCTGAAGATGCAAATCATATTATCAAAACATTACAAGCAGACAAAGTAAGTTACCAATTAGCAGATAATGGAAAAACAATCCTTGTTCCTGCTTCCAGTGTATATGACTTACGAATAAAAATTGCTGGCGAAGGTGGGATGGTAGGCTCTGGTATTGGATTCGAAATTTTTGATGCTGTTAATGTTGGACAAACAGATTTTGTACAAAGAATCAACTACCAACGAGCATTACAAGGCGAACTTTCTCGCACCATTAGTGAATTCCCAAATGTAGAAAGTGCACGAGTACATCTTGTTATCCCTCAACGCAGCCTGTTCATTGAAGAACAACAAAAACCATCAGCTTCTGTTGTATTAAAACTTAAAAACCCATCTCGAAAAATGGACCAAAAAGAAGTTCAAGGGATGGTTAATATGCTTGTTATGGCTGTAGAAGGATTAGATAAAGAGCATGTCTCTATAACAGATAGTCTTGGGAAACCTCTTTATTTCCCAAATGAAGATAATTTAGCAGGGCTTAGTGTCACCCAACGTGAATATAAATTAAAAGTAGAACAAGGGCTTGAACGTCGTATTGATGAACTACTTATCCCACTTATGGGGCAGGGAAAAGTTATTGCTAAAGTCAATGTAGACTTAGATTTTAACCAAAAAACTATCCGTCGTGAAATTTATGATCCTAATAGTTCTGTTATACGTTCTGAACAAAGAAGTGAAGAAACAAACCGAGGACAATCAAATCTTGAATCTGGCTCACCCGACGTAAACTTTCGAGGAGATGGTCCAAATGGAGCTATGAGTACACAAGAAGGAACAAGAGAAACCCGTACCACAAATTACGAAATTAACCGTGAAGAACAAAATATTGTTGGAGAAGTTGGACAAATAAATCGAATGACTGTTGCTGTTGTTGTAGATGGGACTTATGTTAAAGAACCAAATGGTGAATATAAATTTGTACCACGTTCCCAAGAAGAACTTAATCGTATACGTCTTCTTGTCTCACATGCTATAGGCTTTGATCGTGCAAGAGGAGATACAATAGAAGTAAGTTCTATTCCTTTTGATGAAGCAGACTTACCTATAGAACCACCTGCAGCAGAAGTCATTGCTAAGTATGCTGAACGACTTGGGAAACCACTTTTGAATGCCCTATTAGCATTTCTATTTCTCATGTTAGTTGTACGACCTGTTATCCTTGCTCTTATACGTCCAAAAGTAGAATCAGAAGCCATTGTAGAAGGCCTTGAAGGGTTACCTTCTGCAGAAGAACAATTAGCATTATATGAAACACAAGAAGAAGCTGCTAAAGCAGCCGCAATGGAGGCTGTACGAATAGCCTCTGAGGAAGAAGAAGAATTTGAATCTCTTAAGCACTTAGAAGATATAAAAAATTATACATTACAACTTGCAGAAAATAATATAGAACAATCTATTTTAGTTCTTCGAGGATGGATGAAAGATGATACAAAAACAGCAATCTCCTCTTAA
- the fliG gene encoding flagellar motor switch protein FliG — protein sequence MELTGTQKAAVLLLVLGDKFTAEVFKRMERREIAAISKAVIDLDTVSKDTVEDVLRTFHQDLVTGKDLIIGGQDSLKRMLMKNLDGETAKYIMDSLNVESGPAPFKELEKVSPKLLSQMLRNEHPQTLALILGHLSPEQAASLLIMLPAGVRAEVLIRLAKLESVPEDMLVEVDRVLQSQLIAMGSKEGKKVGGVQSVAEILNAVDRATEEEVLAEIEEDSAQMAEDIRNLMFVFEDIKGLDDRSIREVLKETSNEELTLALRGASDELKEYIFRNMSERGANMVREELEFMGPTKLSDVEQAQQNIVKIVRRLEGEGKVTINHGSGDVFL from the coding sequence ATGGAATTAACTGGAACACAAAAAGCAGCAGTTTTATTACTTGTGTTGGGTGATAAATTCACTGCTGAAGTGTTCAAACGTATGGAACGCAGAGAAATTGCTGCTATATCTAAAGCTGTTATAGACTTAGATACAGTTTCTAAAGATACTGTAGAAGATGTATTACGTACATTTCACCAAGATTTAGTTACAGGAAAAGATCTCATTATTGGTGGTCAAGATAGTCTAAAACGTATGCTTATGAAAAACCTTGATGGTGAAACAGCTAAATATATTATGGATTCACTTAACGTTGAGTCCGGACCTGCTCCTTTTAAAGAACTTGAAAAAGTAAGCCCAAAACTTCTTTCCCAAATGTTACGTAATGAACATCCTCAAACTCTTGCGCTAATCCTTGGACACCTTAGCCCAGAACAAGCAGCAAGCTTACTTATTATGCTTCCTGCTGGAGTTCGAGCTGAAGTACTTATTAGACTTGCTAAACTAGAATCAGTTCCAGAAGATATGTTAGTAGAAGTCGATAGGGTTTTACAAAGCCAACTCATTGCAATGGGTAGTAAAGAAGGGAAAAAAGTTGGTGGTGTTCAATCTGTAGCTGAAATCCTTAACGCAGTTGACCGTGCTACAGAAGAAGAAGTTCTTGCTGAGATTGAAGAGGATTCTGCACAGATGGCTGAAGATATTCGTAATCTCATGTTTGTATTTGAAGATATAAAAGGACTTGACGATCGATCAATTAGAGAAGTTCTTAAAGAAACTTCTAATGAAGAACTAACATTGGCCTTACGTGGAGCTTCAGATGAGCTTAAAGAATACATTTTCAGAAATATGTCTGAACGTGGAGCAAATATGGTACGTGAAGAACTTGAGTTCATGGGACCAACAAAGCTATCTGATGTTGAGCAAGCCCAACAAAATATTGTTAAAATTGTACGACGACTTGAAGGAGAAGGCAAAGTTACTATTAACCATGGTAGTGGAGATGTCTTTTTATAA
- the flgC gene encoding flagellar basal body rod protein FlgC yields the protein MDFMTAFDIGASALSADRTTINVTAMNLANAKTTRTPEGGPYRRKTVIRAATDVDEPFSKQMQSALDRELKGVRILNVLPDNRPPKQIYEPGHPDADENGMVSYPDINVVEEMANLMTASRNYEANSTTIDTVKNMYMRALDIGRG from the coding sequence ATGGACTTCATGACAGCTTTTGATATTGGTGCCTCAGCACTAAGCGCTGACAGAACGACCATTAACGTTACTGCAATGAACCTTGCAAATGCTAAAACAACACGTACACCAGAAGGTGGTCCTTATAGACGTAAAACGGTCATCCGTGCAGCAACAGATGTAGATGAACCATTCAGTAAACAAATGCAATCTGCTCTTGATCGTGAACTAAAAGGTGTACGTATTTTAAATGTATTACCAGATAATAGACCACCTAAACAAATATATGAACCAGGCCATCCTGATGCTGACGAAAATGGAATGGTCTCTTACCCTGATATTAATGTTGTTGAAGAAATGGCAAATCTGATGACAGCTAGTCGTAATTATGAAGCAAATTCAACAACTATAGATACCGTCAAAAATATGTATATGAGGGCACTTGATATAGGTAGAGGATAA